ACCTTTAAATTAATTTTATAAAAAATATGTATCCAGAAGCATTTGTAGCGCCGATGCGCAAAGAACTATCTGATGTAGGGATCTTAGAATTACACACTCCCGAAGAAGTTGTAAAAGCTCTTGACAATAAGTCAGGTACGCTTTTATTGGTCGTAAATTCTGTATGTGGTTGCGCTGCTGGTGGTGCCCGCCCGGGAGTGATAAGTGCCTTAAACCAGCCTACACGCCCAGACCGTATCGTGAGTGTATTTGCCGGCGTAGATAAAGAAGCAACCCAAAAAGCCAGAGAATATCTAATGCCGTTCCCGCCTTCATCACCAGCAATTGCTCTATTTAAAGATGGGCAACTCGTTCATATTTTAGAACGGCATCACATCGAAAGAAGCACGGTTCAAATGATTACCGAAAATTTAATAGCAGCTTTTGAAAAGCATTGCCGTTAATTTTTAACTTGCGAAACCTTTTTTAGCTAATTAAATTTTTGTTTTTTTAAAGTTATGGCGATTCGCATTACCGAAGAGTGCATTAACTGTGGTGCCTGTGAGCCGGAGTGCCCCAATAATGCTATTTATGAAGCCGGTGCCACGTGGGCTTTTGATGACGGAACCAGCCTATCAGGTGTCGTAGATCTCCCAGATGGCACTACTGTGCAAGCAAGTGATAGGCAAGAACCCCTTTCAAATGATGTCTTTTTTATTGTACCATT
This genomic stretch from Bacteroidia bacterium harbors:
- a CDS encoding BrxA/BrxB family bacilliredoxin — its product is MYPEAFVAPMRKELSDVGILELHTPEEVVKALDNKSGTLLLVVNSVCGCAAGGARPGVISALNQPTRPDRIVSVFAGVDKEATQKAREYLMPFPPSSPAIALFKDGQLVHILERHHIERSTVQMITENLIAAFEKHCR
- a CDS encoding 4Fe-4S binding protein, translating into MAIRITEECINCGACEPECPNNAIYEAGATWAFDDGTSLSGVVDLPDGTTVQASDRQEPLSNDVFFIVPFKCTECIGFHEEPQCAAVCPVDCCVPDPEYNETEEELIQKKEWLHG